The segment TCGAGTTGCGGACTTTGGCAATCCAAGGATACACCTTGCGCCCCGGTAACTGTCCCCCTTCTCCCGGTTTCGCCCCCTGCGCCATCTTGATTTGGAGTTCCTTGGCTTGAGACAAATACAAACTGTTGACGCCAAACCGCCCCGATGCGACTTGTTTTATCCCGCTGTTCTTAGAATCGCCATTTTCATTTGTCCAGGTATAGCGTTCGGGATCTTCTCCGCCTTCCCCGGTATTGGATTTTCCGCCAATTCGGTTCATGGCGATGGCTAGGGATTCGTGGGCTTCTTTGGAGATGGAACCATAACTCATCGCCCCAGTTTTGAAGCGTCGGGTAATCGCCTCCACGGGTTCCACTTCTTCTAAGGGAATGGGGTCGCGTTTTTTGAATTGTAGGAGTCCGCGTAGGGTAAAATGTTGCTTGGTCTGCTCATTAATTAGGGTAGCGTATTCTTTATACAGGTCATAGCTACCCTGACGCACGGCATTTTGCAGGGCGTGGATGGTTTGCGGACTTAATAGGTGTGCTTCCCCGTCTTTGCGCCACTGATATTCCCCGCCTGCATCTAGGGTATGTCCATTCACTTCTCGGTCTGGGAAAGCGTAACTATGACGCATAATGGCTTCTTGGGCAATTACGTCTAAATCCGCCCCTTCAATCCGAGTAGCTGTCCAAGTAAAGTATTTATCAACAAGTGCTTGTTTGAGTCCAATGGTTTCAAAGATTTGGGCACCGCGATAGCTTTGGATGGTGGAAATGCCAATCTTGGAGGCGACTTTAATTACCCCTTTGGTGGCGGCTTTGATATAGTTTTTCTGGGCTGTTTTGCGATCAATATTTTCCAGCAAACCCTGACTGATCATATCGTCAATGGTTTCAAACATCAGATAGGGATTAATCCCACCGCAACCATACCCGATAAGCAGCGCATGATGATGAACTTCGCGAGGTTCGCCGGATTCTAAGACGATTCCCACTTTGGTGCGGGTTTTTTTGCGGATTAGGTGGTGATGTAACCCAGCCACCGCCAGTAAAGCCGGGATGGGTGCATGGTCTTTGTCAATGCCGCGATCGCTCAAAATAATTATAGTCGTCCCGTCGGCGATCGCACTATCCGCTTTGGCGAAAATCTCCTCCATCGCCGTTTCCAATCCCTTCACCCCAGCCTTGGGGTCAAATAGAATCGGAAGGGTAATGGATTTAAACTCCCCTTCGGAGACATATTTCAGCTTTGCCAATTCCTCGTTGTTTAAAATCGGCGTTTTCAGTTCAATTAAATGACAACTCTGGGGTTCGGGTTCGAGTAAATTGCGTTCTGAACCAATTGTGGTTTCCGCTGAGGTGATAATTTCTTCCCGAATCGAATCAATCGGGGGATTGGTGACTTGGGCAAACAGTTGCTGGAAATAATTGTAAAGTAACTTCGGGCGATCGGATAACACCGCCAACGGCGTATCTGAACCCATGGAACCCACAGCTTCTACCCCATTCTGTGCCATTGGTGCCATTAGCATCCGCAATTCCTCGAAGGTATAGCCGAATGCGATTTGTCGTTGAATTAGGGTGTCGGGTTCCGATTGGGGGACTTCTGGCGCATCTTTTAACTGTGCCAGTTCGACCATGTATTCGTCAATCCACTCTTGGTAGGGATGTTCGGTAATAATTGCCTGTTTCAATTCCTCATCAGCAATAATCCGCCCCTCTTCCATATTCACCAAGAACATCCGCCCGGGTTGCAAGCGCCCTTTAAACGCCACGTCTTCGGGTTCCACGGGTAAAACTCCGGCTTCCGATGCCATAATTACCCGATCATCCTTGGTCACATAATACCGCGATGGACGCAACCCATTCCGATCCAAAACTGCCCCAATCGTCGTACCATCGGTAAAGGCGATAGACGCAGGACCATCCCAGGGTTCCATCAGACAGGAGTGATACTCATAGAATGCCTTTGTCTCCGCACTCATCGACTCATGATTTGTCCAAGGTTCGGGAATCATCATCATTACCGCATGGGGTAAAGAACGCCCAGAAAGAACTAACATTTCTAGGGAGTTATCGAATATCGCCGAGTCACTCCCCTCTAAATCAATAACGGGCTGAATTTTCTCTAAGTCATCGCCAAACAACTCAGACTTAAACAGCGACTGTCGGGCGTGCATCCAGTTAATATTACCCCGTAAGGTATTAATTTCCCCATTATGGGCGATGTAGCGATAGGGGTGGGCGCGTTCCCAACTGGGGAAGGTGTTGGTACTAAACCGGGAATGCACCAAGGCTAGGGCGCTTTTGAGATCCGGATCATGGAGTTCGGGATAATATTGTCCCACCTGTATCGGCGTCAGCATCCCTTTGTACACAATCGTCCGACAGGAGAGGCTGGCTGTATACCAACAGGGGTCAACCTCTGACTGGCTAATTTCTTTTTCCGCCCGTTTCAGGATCACATAGAGTTTCCGTTCAAAGGCTAAATCATCAGTTAGGTTGGGGGAACGCTGGAGGAACACCTGTTGCATAAAGGGTTCACCCAGTTTAGCGATACTTCCCAGGGGGGAGTCATCCACGGGAACATCCCGCCATCCTAGAACTCTTTGCCCTTCTTCGGTGGCAATTTTCTCAAAAATCTGGCGACTCTGCTGGCGAATCATTGAATCAGGGGAGGTAAAAATCGCCCCCACTCCATATTCACCCGCTTCCGGTAGGGTAATGTTATCGGCGGCGGCGACTTTCCGCATAAACTGATCTGGGATTTGGATTAAAATCCCCGCACCGTCTCCAGTGTTCGGTTCACAACCACACGCGCCGCGATGTTCCAGGTTTGCCAGAATCGTTAGCCCTTGTTCCACGATATCGTGGGACTTATTCCCCTTCATCTGCACGACGAATCCGACACCGCAAGCATCGTGTTCAAACTGTGGATCGTATAAACCTTGTTTTTTCGGCAGTTGGTTGCTTTTCATCTCAAAATGACCCAAAAACGACGAGGGTTGTAGGGGCACCATCCTTGCGCCCGTTTTTCAGTGTAGAGGTTGGAAAGCTATCTGGTGTAACGTAGCGGAAATCAGTATCCAGTGGAAAAAGGTGCAACAGCTTACTATACAAGCGTTTTTTATTCTACCTTCTGCCTTGGAGTCTCGGAGCCTTCTGCCTTTTACCTTAACGGCGGGTATCTCCGCTGTGACACCATCAGCTTGTTGGATTACGATAAACCAACTCCACCAGAAGTACAAGCCACGCTTTAACAAAACGATAAGATTTGGGGGATTTGGCTTTAATTTAGTTAAGGGTTGAGTTTTGTCGGAAAATGCTTCAAAAAAACAGTATAGTCTGATACTGAATTGCAAAAAGTCATAATTTCTTGATCGCGTTGGGTGGGTTAGGTTCAAAAGCGTCATTCAATAAAGGGCGCATAGACGTGCGCCCCTACAAATACCCACCGATTATGGAGAACACAGGATAGTTCTAAGTTTTTCCGGAATCTCTTCAAAATGCTCTAACAAAAAATCCATAATTGCCAAATGGCGCAAATCAACGGGTTTAGGAGGGCGATGTCCTTGACCTCGGTTAAACCAACATTGTACGGTTCCTAGAGAGCGATCGCAAATATGAGAAATTTGTTCATAGGTGACATCCCATTTAGCATAAAAGTCCCTGGGTGTCATCCCTAATTCACAGTAACAATAAAGGTCAATGATGTACTGTTCACGCCGAGTAATCGGGCGAGGCTGGTGGGGATAGTCGGTATTGTAGCGTCCTCTGGGGCTACGCAGAGATGGCGTGACTATTGCACGGCGAGACTGGCTGGAATAAAGGTAGGAATAGCTATTCTCTTCGCTGACTGCAACAGTATCGGGCATTTTTTCCAAGTCCTCTTCCCAAGCCATATCTGCGGTGATCCAAGCTGCACTCGGCGAATCGGGGGCGAGTTGAATCAGGTAGCATATCGTCCACTGATTGCCATCGTGATTATATTCATAGAAGCGCCCCAGAATCACGCCCCAATCAGGATTTGGAGTTTTCCATTGAACGCGATCGCCTTCTTTGTAGCGGGGGGTAGGGAATGGCAAATGGCGATTGTAACAATTCTCCCCCTGCTCCCCCTGCTCCCCCTGCTCCCCCTGCTCCTCCATCTCCTCACCATGACGCAGGGTATTTAATGCGCCAGCGATGAGTTTACCGTTGAGGCTTTGGGTTAACTGCTGAATAAACAGTTTGGCGAGGATTTTGACTTCAGCATCGGTTAGATGCATTTGGGATGCATCGAAGTCAACGTCGCTGTAGTGCTTGAGATGGGAGAGGAGTTGGGTAACGCCAACATCCTCTAACCCTTGCTGGGCTGTGGTTTCGGCGGTGTAGCAGGTATCGAATTGAGGCGGTAAATATCTCATAGTATCTTGGCTATCTTATGTGCTTGTGATAATAATATAACAAAATTAATAAAATAAACACCCTTTTCTCTCAAAAAAAAGAGCAAAGGTAAACCATTTGATCCAAAAAAGGTAGGGTGGGTTAGGCGGCATTTAATCGAGGCGAATAACCATTCAATGAAGTATCCGCTGTAACCCACCGATGTTCAGGTGAGGAATTTTAAAAGTTTGTAGTTTGTCGTAAGGGATGCGAGCCTATCTTTGCTTAAATTACAACCCCTTGAACAAATTTAGTTTAAAAGCGCCATTGAATAAAGGGCGGGTTTTGTTATTCAGTTATCGTTAACTAGCCCAATTGAGTCCCTAAACCCGCCCCTACAATAGATTGATATTTTTTATTTACATTAGTGCCGTAGGGTGGGTTAGGCAGCATTTAATAGAGTCGAATAACCATTCAATGAAGTATCCGCAGTAACCCACCGATGTTCGTAGTTTGTCGTAAGAGAACCTTAGCCTATCTTTGCTTAAATTACAGAACCCTTGAACAAATTGAGTTTAAAAGCGCCATTGAATAAAGGGCGGGTTTTGTTGTTCATTTATGGTTAAGCCACCCAATTTAGTCCCTAAACCCGCCCCTACAATAGATTGATATTTTTACATTAGTGTCGTAGGGTGGGTTAGGCGGCATTTAATAGAAGCGAATAACCATTCAATGAAGTATCCGCTGTAACCCACCGATGTTCAGGTGAGGAATTTTAAAAGTTTGTAGTTTGTCGTAAGGGATGCGAGCCTATCTTTGCTTAAATTACAGAACCCTGGGACAAATTGAGTTCAAAAGTGCCATTGAATAAAGGGCGGGTTTTGTTGTTCAGTTATCGTTAACTAGCCCAATTTAGTTCCTAAACCCGCCCCTACAATAGATTGATATTTTTTATTTACATTAGTGCCGTAGGGTGGGTTAGGCGGCATTTAATAGAGTCGAATAACCATTCAATGAAGTATCCGCTGTAACCCACCGATGTTCGTAGTTTGTAGTAAGAGAACCTTAGCCTATCTTTGCTTAAATTACAACCCCTTGAACAAATTGAGTTCAAAAGCGCCATTGAATAAAGGGCGGGTTTTGTTATTCAGTTATCGTTAAGCCACCCAATTGAGTCCCTAAACCCGCCCCTACAATAGATTGATATTTTTTATTTACATTAGTGCCGTAGGGTGGGTTAGGCGGCATTTAATCGAAGCGAATAACCATTCAATTAAGTGTCCGCAGTAACCCACCGATGTTCGTAATTTGTAGTAAGAGAACCTTAGCCTATCTTTGCTTAAATTACAGAACCCTGGGACAAATTGAGTTCAAAAGCGCCATTGAATAAAGGGCGGGTTTTGTTGTTCATTTATGGTTAAGCCACCCAATTTAGTCCCTAAACCCGCCCCTACAATAGATTGATATTTTTTATTTACATTAGTGTCGTAGGGTGGGTTAGGCGGCATTTAATCGAAGCGAATAACCATTCAATTAAGTATCCGCTGTAACCCACCGATGTTCAGGTGAGGAATTTTAAAGGTTTGTAGTTTGTCGTAAGGGATGCGAGCCTATCTTTGCTTAAATTACAACCCCTTGAACAAATTTAGTTTAAAAGCGCCATTGAATAAAGGGCGGGTTTTGTTGTTCAGTTATCGTTAACTAGCCCAATTGAGTCCCTAAACCCGCCCCTACAATAGATTGATATTTTTACATTAGTGTCGTAGGGTGGGTTAGGCGGCATTTAATCGAAGCGAATAACCATTCAATTAAGTGTCCAACCTAACCCACCGATGTTCAGGTGAGGAATTTCTAAAGTTTGTAGTTTGTCGTAAGAGAACCTTAGCCTATCTTTGCTTAAATTACAGATTCCTTGAACAAATTGAGTTTAAAAGTGCCATTGAATAAAGGGCGGGTTTTGTTGTTCATTTATGGTTAAGCCACCCAATTTAGTCCCTAAACCCGCCCCTACAATAGATTGATATTTTTACATTAGTGTCGTAGGGTGGGTTAGGCGGCATTTAATCGAAGCGAATAACCATTCAATTAAGTGTCCAACCTAACCCACCGATGTTCAGGTGAGGAATTTCTAAAGTTTGTAGTTTGTCGTAAGGGATGCGAGCCTATCTTTGCTTAAATTACAACCCCTTGAACAAATTGAGTTCAAAAGCGCCATTGAATAAAGGGCGGGTTTTGTTGTTCAGTTATCGTTAAGCCACCCAATTGAGTTCCTAAACCCGCCCCTACAATAGATTGATATTTTTTATTTACATTAGTGACGTAGGGTGGGTTAGGCGGCATTTAATAGAGTCGAATAACCATTCAATGAAGTATCCGCTGTAACCCACCGATGTTCGTAGTTTGTAGTAAGAGAACCTTAGCCTATCTTTGCTTAAATTACAGAACCCTTGAACAAATTGAGTTCAAAAGCGCCATTAAATAAAGGGCGGGTTTTGTTGTTCAGTTATCGTTAAGCCACCCAATTGAGTCCCTAAACCCGCCCCTACATTCTTGCTCCCCTCTCCCCAGAGTGGGAGAGGGGTTGGGGGAGAGGGGTTTCTTTAACTTAAAACGCATAACCTCAGTGCGCCCCTACATTATCCCCCCATAAAAATCATCGCTCCATCGGTGTCCAATCCCCCGAAGGAATAAACGCCGCCCAATAATACGGATGCTGATATTCTCCACTCTCTATCATCTCCAACTGCGTCTGACGCAACGCCTCACTGCGTCCCTGATTTTCCCTTAATTTCTGATAGTAGTTCACCATTAAATCCTTCGTCGCCGTATCGGAAACCTTCCACAAACTCATCACCTGACTCTCCGCCCCCGCTAAGACTAACGCCCGCCGTAATCCATAGATTCCTTCCCCTGCATCAATATTTCCTAATCCTGTATCACAAGCGGATAACACCACTAACTTGGTTCCGACTAAATCTAAGGCTGAGACTTCCTGCGCCGTGAGAATCCCATCCTCTCCGCCATCGTCACCGCCTACGCTGTATCCGGCTAAGACTAATCCAGATAGGAGTAAAGGGTTATTATTAATTGTGTCTGCTCCAGCTTCGGATTGGGGATTGGATTCAAAGAAGCCGTGAGTGGCAATATGTAAAATTGAGGGACTATTGACCTGTTTTACCGCTCGTTCTGTTGCTCGATTTCCCATTAATGGGGTAATATTTAATAACTGACCAATCGCTTCAGCTTCCTCAGCGGTTCCGGGGAGAGGAGCAAAGGTTATTTGGGATAAATCAATAAAGCGAATGTCAGCAACGAATTCACCGGGACGCTGAAAGTAGGGGTCAGCAATCAGTACCGGATTATCGTGACTTGGAAAAGGGGTTTGTAGTCGCAGTAAGTCCCGTCCAGAGGTAAGATAGGTAAAGGAATAGGTTTCCACTAAATAGCGGTTACTTTCATCAACTAAAGCTTCAAAGGGAATCAAACTGAGAGCGCCATCGGGAGCAATCAGGATATGGCGAGAATTGCCAAGCTTTTCTCGAATTGGTGCCATGATTACTTTATCTAATGCACGAGCCGATTGTTGAATTAGGGGAATGGGAAGTTGAGTACCGTTTTGGAATAGTTGGCGAAAATCCGTTATTCTTTTCTCAATCGTATCCGCTGCACCTAAATCAATCGCTTCCGGTTCTCCTGTGGAGGAGAGAATGTAAGCCGCATAACGCGGTGCATCATAACTATCATCACTGGGATTGTAGGGAAAGTAGCGTACCAGTTCCACTAATACCGCATCGTCGGGAATTAAAGGTTGAATCGTTTCGATAGTGACGGGTTTCGATTCAATCCGGAATTGTTCACTGTGGCGAGACAGTTGATTTTCCAATTGTTGCACTCGTTGTTCTACCGAGGCGAGTTGAGTGCGGTAGTCTTCTGAAGCTGAGATTATATCATTGTCTGATGTCTTATATATTAGATTAGCCAGTTGACTATAAGCCTCAGAGAGTTCATCTAATAATGTCTGGTTTTCAGGAGTCAGGTTTTGGCGCAGGCGTTGCAGACTATTGGTGGACACATCTAAAATGCGTCCCTTGCGTCGGAAGATGGTGGTTAAGGCTAAGTTAGCGGCTTTGGGATTATTGGGAGCATGATGGAGATGGAACGAGGGAGCAAAATTGGTACTCCCAGATAGGGTTTGTAAGTAATCCCGTTTCTGGCGTTCAAATCCAGAGGCGAGGTTGTAGGCGAGGTTGTATTCTTCGACATTTAATCCTTGTTGGAGGAAGGTGAGGGTATTGTCGATGTCATTGAGATTGGCGTAGAGTAGAGCTAGATTATTCAGGGATTGTGCTACATCAGGATGTTCTTCTCCCAGGAGGCGTTTACTCATCTCTAAGGCTTGGCGATAGAGGGGTTCGGCTTCAGAGTAGCGTCCTTGATATAAGTACAATCCTGCCAGATTATTCAGGGAAGTTGCCACATCAGGATGTTCTTGTCCCAGGAGGCGTTTACTCATCTCTAAGGCTTGGCGATAGAGGGGTTCGGCTTCAGAGTAGCGTCCTTGATTATCGTACAATGCTGCCAGATTATTCAGGGAAGTTGCCACATCAGGATGTTCTTGTCCCAGGAGGCGTTTTCTCATCTCTAAGGCTTGGCGATAGAGGGGTTCGGCTTCAGAGTAGCGTCCTTGATTATCGTACAATGCTGCCAGATTATTCAGGGAAAGTGCCACATGAGGATGTTCTTCTCCCAGGAGGCGTTTACTCATCTCTAAAGCTTGGCGCAACAGGGGTTCGGCTTCTGTGTAGCGTCCTTGACTTTGGTACGATCCTGCCAGATTATTCAGGGAAGTTGCCACAGCAGGATGATCCTGTCCCAGGAGGCGTTTTCTCATCTCTAAAGCTTGGCGCAACAGGGGTTCGGCTTCTGTGTAGCGTCCTTGACTTTCGTACAAATATGCCAGATTATTCAGGGAGGTAGCTACCAGAGGATGTTCTTCTCCCAGGAGGCGTTTATACATCTCTAAGGCTTGGCGATAGAGGGGTTCGGCTTCTGTGTAGCGTCCTTGACTTTCGTACAAATATGCCAGATTATTCAGGGAGGTTGCCACATGAGGATGTTCTTCTCCCAGGAGGCGTTTTTTCATCTCTAAAGCTTGGCGATAGAGGGGTTCGGCTTCTGTGTAGCGTCCTTGATTTCGGTACAGAATTCCTAAATAATTTAGGCTATAGGTAATATCCAGATGGTCTTCCCCATAAACGCTCTGATAAAGCCTCAG is part of the Coleofasciculus chthonoplastes PCC 7420 genome and harbors:
- the gltB gene encoding glutamate synthase large subunit, with the translated sequence MKSNQLPKKQGLYDPQFEHDACGVGFVVQMKGNKSHDIVEQGLTILANLEHRGACGCEPNTGDGAGILIQIPDQFMRKVAAADNITLPEAGEYGVGAIFTSPDSMIRQQSRQIFEKIATEEGQRVLGWRDVPVDDSPLGSIAKLGEPFMQQVFLQRSPNLTDDLAFERKLYVILKRAEKEISQSEVDPCWYTASLSCRTIVYKGMLTPIQVGQYYPELHDPDLKSALALVHSRFSTNTFPSWERAHPYRYIAHNGEINTLRGNINWMHARQSLFKSELFGDDLEKIQPVIDLEGSDSAIFDNSLEMLVLSGRSLPHAVMMMIPEPWTNHESMSAETKAFYEYHSCLMEPWDGPASIAFTDGTTIGAVLDRNGLRPSRYYVTKDDRVIMASEAGVLPVEPEDVAFKGRLQPGRMFLVNMEEGRIIADEELKQAIITEHPYQEWIDEYMVELAQLKDAPEVPQSEPDTLIQRQIAFGYTFEELRMLMAPMAQNGVEAVGSMGSDTPLAVLSDRPKLLYNYFQQLFAQVTNPPIDSIREEIITSAETTIGSERNLLEPEPQSCHLIELKTPILNNEELAKLKYVSEGEFKSITLPILFDPKAGVKGLETAMEEIFAKADSAIADGTTIIILSDRGIDKDHAPIPALLAVAGLHHHLIRKKTRTKVGIVLESGEPREVHHHALLIGYGCGGINPYLMFETIDDMISQGLLENIDRKTAQKNYIKAATKGVIKVASKIGISTIQSYRGAQIFETIGLKQALVDKYFTWTATRIEGADLDVIAQEAIMRHSYAFPDREVNGHTLDAGGEYQWRKDGEAHLLSPQTIHALQNAVRQGSYDLYKEYATLINEQTKQHFTLRGLLQFKKRDPIPLEEVEPVEAITRRFKTGAMSYGSISKEAHESLAIAMNRIGGKSNTGEGGEDPERYTWTNENGDSKNSGIKQVASGRFGVNSLYLSQAKELQIKMAQGAKPGEGGQLPGRKVYPWIAKVRNSTPGVGLISPPPHHDIYSIEDLAELIHDLKNANRNARINVKLVSEVGVGTIAAGVAKAHADVVLISGFDGGTGASPQTSIKHAGLPWELGVAETHQTLVLNDLRSRIVVETDGQMKTGRDVVMAALLGAEEFGFSTAPLVTLGCIMMRVCQKNTCPAGIATQNPVLRQSFIGNPDHTVNFMTFVAQEVREIMAQLGFRTLNEMVGRVDVLEAKPAVDHWKAKGLDLSQILYQPDVGPEIGRYCQIPQDHGLDKSLDMRVLLDLCKGAIAKGEKVTATLPIQNTNRAVGTILGNEITKRHWQGLPEDTIHLHFQGSAGQSFGAFVPKGVTLELEGDANDYFGKGLSGGKLILYPPARSTFVPRENIIVGNVALYGATAGEVYIRGMAGERFCVRNSGVNAVVEAVGDHGCEYMTGGKVVVLGPTGRNFAAGMSGGVAYVLDEKGDFATRCNTQMSDLEKLEDEEEIEIIHQMIAKHVEYTKSQLGLTILANWTEMVPKFVKVIPKDYKRVLACLHKAEEAGLSGDDALTAAFEENARDLARISGS
- a CDS encoding CHAT domain-containing tetratricopeptide repeat protein — translated: MTNQNTRLTTLLFAGLSLAGLSLSLPQIALTQSPPPSSLPHPDSLIANSTDDLAEANRLKQQVEQLYNQGKYNEAIPLAERMLRLYQSVYGEDHLDITYSLNYLGILYRNQGRYTEAEPLYRQALEMKKRLLGEEHPHVATSLNNLAYLYESQGRYTEAEPLYRQALEMYKRLLGEEHPLVATSLNNLAYLYESQGRYTEAEPLLRQALEMRKRLLGQDHPAVATSLNNLAGSYQSQGRYTEAEPLLRQALEMSKRLLGEEHPHVALSLNNLAALYDNQGRYSEAEPLYRQALEMRKRLLGQEHPDVATSLNNLAALYDNQGRYSEAEPLYRQALEMSKRLLGQEHPDVATSLNNLAGLYLYQGRYSEAEPLYRQALEMSKRLLGEEHPDVAQSLNNLALLYANLNDIDNTLTFLQQGLNVEEYNLAYNLASGFERQKRDYLQTLSGSTNFAPSFHLHHAPNNPKAANLALTTIFRRKGRILDVSTNSLQRLRQNLTPENQTLLDELSEAYSQLANLIYKTSDNDIISASEDYRTQLASVEQRVQQLENQLSRHSEQFRIESKPVTIETIQPLIPDDAVLVELVRYFPYNPSDDSYDAPRYAAYILSSTGEPEAIDLGAADTIEKRITDFRQLFQNGTQLPIPLIQQSARALDKVIMAPIREKLGNSRHILIAPDGALSLIPFEALVDESNRYLVETYSFTYLTSGRDLLRLQTPFPSHDNPVLIADPYFQRPGEFVADIRFIDLSQITFAPLPGTAEEAEAIGQLLNITPLMGNRATERAVKQVNSPSILHIATHGFFESNPQSEAGADTINNNPLLLSGLVLAGYSVGGDDGGEDGILTAQEVSALDLVGTKLVVLSACDTGLGNIDAGEGIYGLRRALVLAGAESQVMSLWKVSDTATKDLMVNYYQKLRENQGRSEALRQTQLEMIESGEYQHPYYWAAFIPSGDWTPMER